Proteins encoded by one window of Mycolicibacterium sp. ND9-15:
- a CDS encoding VOC family protein: MPVRNSAPVGAPIWIDLASSDVERSQAFYGEVFGWTFESAGPEYGGYVTAAKDSRPVGGLVSNDPQWNTPDGWTTYFHTTDVKATLDKAMAAGAITCGASAEPMEVKDKGWMGLLSDPTGGFFGLWQPTGHRGFELVNEHGAPVYFQWTGRDYCKSLKFYHDVFGWRIESVSDTDEFRYSTAVFDGDALLGLMDGTAFLSEGQPSTWSFFLGASDVDKTVQLVLDNGGSVVRGAENTPYGRLAAVADCTGAAFNLSSLQ; the protein is encoded by the coding sequence GTGCCCGTCCGCAATTCCGCCCCGGTGGGCGCCCCGATCTGGATCGACCTGGCGTCCTCGGACGTCGAACGTTCGCAGGCCTTCTACGGCGAGGTGTTCGGCTGGACGTTCGAGTCGGCGGGCCCCGAGTACGGCGGCTACGTCACCGCTGCCAAGGACAGCAGGCCCGTCGGCGGCCTGGTGTCCAACGACCCGCAGTGGAACACCCCGGACGGCTGGACCACCTACTTCCACACCACCGACGTCAAGGCCACGCTCGACAAGGCGATGGCCGCCGGCGCCATCACGTGCGGGGCGTCGGCCGAACCGATGGAGGTCAAGGACAAGGGCTGGATGGGGCTGTTGTCCGACCCCACTGGCGGGTTCTTCGGGCTGTGGCAGCCGACCGGGCACCGCGGTTTCGAACTCGTCAACGAGCACGGCGCTCCGGTGTACTTCCAGTGGACCGGCCGGGACTACTGCAAGTCGTTGAAGTTCTACCACGACGTGTTCGGCTGGCGGATCGAGTCTGTCTCCGATACCGACGAATTCCGCTACAGCACAGCGGTTTTCGACGGAGACGCGTTGCTCGGGCTGATGGACGGCACCGCCTTCCTGTCCGAGGGGCAGCCGTCGACCTGGAGCTTCTTCCTCGGCGCCTCCGACGTGGACAAGACCGTGCAGTTGGTCCTCGACAACGGCGGCAGCGTGGTTCGCGGCGCCGAGAACACTCCCTATGGGCGGCTGGCCGCGGTCGCCGATTGCACCGGCGCCGCCTTCAATCTGTCCTCGCTGCAGTGA